One Halostagnicola kamekurae DNA segment encodes these proteins:
- a CDS encoding phosphomannomutase: MTLFGTAGIRGPVEDAVRPALALSVGQAAGEPGETFVVGRDGRETGPALAAAMEAGLESAGADVLRLGQVPTPALAFASRGRRGVMLTASHNPPEDNGIKLFADGVEYDRDAELAIEAAVDASELAQWDEWGKSASLEILEVYRDAVVAYVGEQFPTLSDADSAEASPAESRPLEGLSIAVDCGGGVGALATPQILERLGARVAAINATVDGHFSARESKPTPETLTDLSAFLESGSFDLGIAQDGDADRFVVLGPDGEVIHEDTILAVAAAHYTRRADSPDPVVVTTPNASARIDERVRAVGGRVERVRLGSLHEGIACEREEGDTDTEVVFAAEPWKHIHTRFGGWIDGVASAGIIAALTREAGGTDALRDPVTERPYQKVSVDCPEAVKESAMDALETALPDAFPDAEVDTDYGVRLEFSDASWVLVRPSGTEPYVRIYAESETVDRLVEETREVVETAIANAD; this comes from the coding sequence ATGACGCTGTTCGGGACGGCGGGGATACGCGGGCCGGTCGAGGACGCCGTCCGACCGGCGCTGGCGCTGTCGGTGGGACAGGCCGCCGGCGAACCGGGCGAGACGTTCGTCGTCGGACGCGACGGGCGCGAAACGGGCCCCGCGCTCGCCGCCGCGATGGAAGCTGGCCTCGAGAGCGCGGGCGCCGACGTACTGCGTCTCGGGCAGGTCCCGACGCCGGCGCTCGCGTTCGCCTCGCGGGGACGCCGCGGTGTAATGTTGACGGCGAGTCACAACCCCCCGGAAGACAACGGAATCAAACTGTTCGCAGACGGCGTCGAGTACGACCGCGACGCCGAACTGGCGATCGAAGCGGCCGTCGACGCGTCCGAATTGGCACAGTGGGACGAGTGGGGCAAATCGGCGTCCCTCGAGATACTCGAGGTGTACCGAGACGCGGTCGTGGCCTACGTCGGCGAGCAGTTCCCGACCCTGTCGGACGCCGACAGCGCTGAAGCCTCCCCAGCAGAATCACGGCCACTCGAGGGACTTTCGATCGCCGTCGACTGCGGCGGCGGCGTCGGGGCGCTCGCGACGCCCCAGATCCTCGAGCGCCTCGGCGCTCGCGTCGCCGCGATAAACGCCACCGTCGACGGCCACTTCTCGGCTCGAGAGAGCAAACCCACGCCCGAGACGCTCACCGACCTCTCGGCGTTTCTCGAGTCCGGGTCGTTCGACCTCGGAATCGCGCAGGACGGTGACGCCGACCGGTTCGTCGTCTTGGGCCCAGATGGCGAGGTGATCCACGAGGATACGATTCTGGCGGTCGCCGCGGCCCACTACACACGGCGGGCGGACAGTCCGGACCCCGTCGTGGTGACGACGCCGAACGCCTCCGCGCGGATCGACGAGCGGGTTCGCGCCGTGGGCGGCCGCGTCGAACGCGTTCGGCTGGGCTCGCTCCACGAAGGGATCGCCTGCGAACGCGAGGAGGGTGACACAGACACGGAGGTCGTCTTCGCGGCCGAGCCGTGGAAACACATCCACACCCGCTTTGGCGGCTGGATCGACGGCGTCGCGAGCGCCGGCATCATCGCTGCGCTGACCCGCGAAGCGGGCGGCACCGACGCACTTCGCGACCCCGTTACCGAACGACCCTACCAGAAGGTGAGCGTCGACTGTCCCGAGGCGGTAAAAGAGTCGGCGATGGACGCCCTCGAGACCGCGCTGCCGGACGCGTTCCCGGACGCCGAGGTCGACACGGACTACGGCGTTCGCCTCGAGTTCTCCGACGCCTCGTGGGTGCTCGTTCGCCCGAGCGGCACCGAACCGTACGTTCGAATCTACGCCGAAAGCGAGACGGTCGATCGGCTGGTCGAAGAGACGCGCGAAGTCGTCGAGACGGCGATCGCGAACGCGGACTGA
- a CDS encoding type II toxin-antitoxin system VapC family toxin: MITAVDTNVLLALLYDDAHTDTAEAELRRAYREGRVVITSIVYAELAADGHFETAAELNHFLEDLSIRLVEPSQEALLEAGQQFERYTDRRPNGLQCPSCGEKRTVRCEQCDERLASRQHIAADFLIGGHATIDADTLLSFDTGFYRSYFSELSVSPQ, translated from the coding sequence GTGATAACGGCGGTCGATACGAACGTCCTCCTCGCGCTTTTGTACGACGACGCGCACACCGATACCGCCGAAGCGGAACTTCGACGCGCATATCGGGAGGGGCGAGTCGTCATTACGTCGATCGTCTACGCCGAACTCGCAGCCGATGGTCATTTCGAGACCGCAGCCGAACTGAATCATTTCCTCGAGGACTTGAGTATCCGGCTCGTCGAACCTTCTCAAGAGGCACTCCTCGAGGCGGGACAGCAGTTCGAACGGTACACGGATCGACGGCCGAACGGTCTCCAGTGTCCATCCTGTGGAGAGAAACGGACCGTCCGATGCGAGCAATGTGACGAACGTCTCGCGTCCCGTCAGCACATCGCCGCTGATTTCCTCATCGGCGGGCACGCGACCATCGATGCCGATACCCTGCTCAGTTTCGATACCGGTTTCTATCGGAGCTATTTTTCGGAACTCTCGGTCTCTCCGCAGTGA
- a CDS encoding AbrB/MazE/SpoVT family DNA-binding domain-containing protein, with protein MPRVTTKGQVTIPKEIRDRLGIRPGDEVSFEQTGSGYEIRKEEPTTTEGTDPFKKYRGAAESDESMPERMRRLRGEYPRESSEAADGNRSDSNDDETTTREP; from the coding sequence ATGCCTCGCGTCACCACCAAAGGGCAGGTCACCATCCCGAAGGAGATTCGGGATCGCCTGGGAATCAGGCCGGGTGACGAAGTGTCCTTCGAGCAGACCGGCTCCGGATACGAGATTCGGAAAGAAGAGCCGACTACGACGGAGGGGACGGACCCCTTCAAAAAATACCGTGGCGCCGCCGAGAGCGACGAGTCCATGCCCGAACGGATGCGCCGACTCCGCGGCGAATACCCGCGCGAGAGCAGCGAGGCGGCGGATGGGAATCGTTCCGATTCGAACGACGACGAAACCACGACGAGGGAGCCGTGA
- the cdd gene encoding cytidine deaminase, with protein MDEETLVEMARDIQSASHVPYSEYRVGAALETATGDIYVGCNIENANYSNSLHAEEVAIAEAIKNGATEFERIAVSSSRRDGVTPCGMCRQTLAEFCGDDLRVICDEGESTTEYTLGELLPDTITEETLE; from the coding sequence ATGGACGAGGAAACACTTGTCGAGATGGCACGCGACATCCAGTCGGCGTCGCACGTCCCCTACTCCGAGTATCGGGTCGGTGCGGCCCTCGAGACCGCGACGGGAGACATCTACGTCGGCTGTAACATCGAGAACGCGAACTACAGCAACAGCCTCCACGCCGAGGAGGTCGCTATCGCCGAGGCGATCAAAAACGGCGCGACCGAGTTCGAACGCATCGCCGTCAGCTCGAGCCGGCGCGACGGCGTTACCCCCTGTGGAATGTGCCGACAGACGCTCGCCGAGTTCTGTGGAGACGACCTTCGCGTGATCTGTGACGAGGGCGAGTCGACGACCGAGTACACCTTAGGCGAGTTGCTCCCCGACACGATCACCGAAGAGACGCTCGAGTGA
- a CDS encoding DUF488 domain-containing protein yields the protein MASGHLADTYVAALQHDLEELDPETTRVGVVRNPTGWFHAAVDENVPELGPPEPLLESAKSAEEALKMRGFCGEGAHNAAWEEVGFEETYRSHLEESASAQDALESLEERLEGGESLALVCFENTAKKRCHRTILREYLEDP from the coding sequence ATGGCCAGCGGTCACCTCGCGGACACGTACGTCGCCGCGTTGCAACACGACCTCGAGGAACTCGACCCCGAAACGACGCGCGTCGGCGTGGTCAGAAACCCCACGGGCTGGTTTCACGCCGCCGTCGACGAGAACGTCCCCGAACTCGGGCCGCCTGAACCGCTGCTCGAGTCGGCCAAATCCGCCGAGGAGGCGCTGAAGATGCGCGGCTTTTGCGGGGAGGGCGCACACAACGCCGCCTGGGAAGAGGTCGGCTTCGAGGAGACCTATCGCTCGCATCTCGAGGAATCGGCGAGCGCACAGGACGCACTCGAGAGCCTCGAGGAACGACTCGAGGGCGGCGAGTCACTCGCGCTCGTCTGCTTCGAGAACACGGCGAAAAAACGGTGTCACCGGACGATTCTGCGGGAGTACCTCGAGGACCCATGA